DNA sequence from the Colletotrichum higginsianum IMI 349063 chromosome 10, whole genome shotgun sequence genome:
AGGGTGGACGGCGCGGAAGTCCTCGTCTGATACGGATCTGGTGGCCTTGGACTGGGGGAAAACGCCAGAGCCATAGGCCATGGCGTACATGATGGGGGCGCGGAACTCGCGGACAACTTCGGTCAGAACCTTTTTGAACTCGGCATTGACCTCCATGTGCTGGTTGATGCCAAACTCCTTATAAGGGAGCTCCTCAAAGTCCTCAATCTTGGCGTCGGGATGTTCCTCCCAGTTGTCCGCTGACAAGGTCGGAGCGgtcctctccttcttctcggcctcgcggGCCCAGTTGAAGTTGATGGCGGAGCCTCGGTGGGTGTACGGAAGGGGGCTGTCTTCCTTGGCCTGATTGTCATCTTTTTTGCCGGTGTCTGTTGAATAGCAGCGAGACGAACATGCGAGGGCCGTGGCGGTGATATACGCGGGACGCAGCGCCTGGCTCGGAGTGCCACGGAGCTTTTCGAGAATCAGCGTCATCAGCCTTGGAGATCTTGGCAATATTGAAACAGTGCGCTACGAAGACGCTATGCAGAAGGCTTACCAGCAGGCGAGAGATTGTCATGATGGTAGGTTGGCGATGGCTTCTTCTaggttggtggtgttggaaGCAGAAAGTCGAGGCAGAGTtgagagaagaaagagctcGGACGAGAGAAACAGCTTGCGAGGTGTTTATTTTTACTAGTCAAATGAGGGATCCCAGGGAGTTCGCAACAAAAGGAGAGATCGGCACAGTGATGTCCTCAAGGCGAGAGCCACTGGTCCGGACCCAAGTCACCACAAGCTTAGTCGCAAGCTGAGTTGTTGCAGCCAGTTTGGCTGAGTTTTGTACCGGCCCAGCAACGAAGCTATGGTGTTCAATGTTTGTTTCTACAGCGCAGGTGTATTCTCGGTTCGATAGAAGAGGGCTGGTGGGAGGATCGTTTTCGTCGAAAGGGTTCCCCGTCGGGTAGAGGCTCGGTTGTCCCGGACTCTGTGTGGGGGGTTGATGTTGCTTCGGATATGGTGTCCCCGTTCGCAAGCCCCTGTTGGCAGAGCTTATCCTAAGGCTGCAAGCAATTCGGTCCAGATACTAGTTCGCTGGGTTTCTGTTCGTCTATGTTTCAGGGGGGAGGCTCTATGTGGTTGTCGAGGGGTTGTCGAGGGGGACAATCCGGAGGGTTGAAGCTATCGTAGAAATCTGCTTGCAGTGACGAGAGCTCCCAGATGGGGTGAGCACCGAACGCTAGAGCAACTGGGGCACGGAGCGGCCCCTGATCGGTGCGGCGTCCCAAGTCAGGAAAAAGCTTCCCAGCATGTGGAATGTGGGGATCACGTCATGGTGCAGTTGGTCCCTGGTCCATCAGCCACAGGGCCACAGGGTCTAGGGCCGTTGTCATTTGTCTCACTCCCTTTGGGGGGTTGCGTCTGTCATGATGATGTGGATGTGGATTTGGatgtggatggatggatttTTTTGTTTGAAATGAGAATTGATGCCGTTTTCTGACGAACATTTTCCGTCTTTGAATTCTGGCGGAATCCTCTTGCTTGACCAAAGCCACCAGAAACAGTCCATTGAGAATCCACTGGGGCGCTCCATGAAGACACTGCCATAAAGACAATGTTTCGTATCATTGATTTGTGAAAAACGAAGCAACATTTGGGGGATCATTTGGCTGTAAATCCTGAGCCACGTTGGAGACGGAAGATTTGTGGGCGTTGGCTCAGAGGAGAACACATTGAAAAGATGGAAGATGAAGTATGAAGAAAATATCCGAAAAGGAATACCGAAATTGGCAACCAGTTcaaggaaggaaggaaagacCCCAGGCTCTGCTGCCCATTTCGAGAAGAGGCAGGTAGCAGTAAAAGAGATCCGTTCCTGCCCACCTATCTAGGTGCAACAAGCAGGTCCTCCATCAGCCATAGAACTGGCCATTGGCAGTGACAGGTGTTGACAAGTTCTTCCAATCAACACTCAAAGTAAAGCAAAATGGACGGTACaagcgatgacgacgagtGGGAGCGGATTGCAGAAATTGGTTATCTGTTGATGGCGACGCAGCAACATCCTACAGTTTCAGCTCCAACTAACGGCCCCGTCGACGGCCCCGGAACCAACAGAGACGGAGGGCAGATGGCGGCGGAGCCCCAGGCCCAATTGCCCCAATACAGCGGTGCAGGGTCGCCCGGGAGATATCACGTGACGCTTTCACCTGCAGCTCCGGCCTCCGGCAACCACCCAAACAACATTGGCCCATCACCGGGAGGACGCGTTCAGGAGCATCACCGTCACAGCACCGGCGTCATGAGGTCGCATACCCCATCGGGCGATCCTACAGGCAGGCGAAGCTCCGTCTCCAATCGTTTACGTGCCAGCATCGGCGGAAGCGCTCTCCCCAGACCTAACACCTCTCTCAGAGAGTCTAGAGTACGTTGTAAACAAACCCAACTCCGCTATGCaacaaacaaaacaaaaagcGCCCCCAAGAGGGacggaaagaaaagaaaaagaaatgAAGAACCACAATTTATTGCTGACTGTAAACTATCACTATAGACCTTTCGCGCAACACAGCCCACGTATAACCTTTtcaccggcggcgatgcccaCAGCAGACCCGGATCTCGCGCAAGCCTAGCCGCCGAATCCGTTCGTGCCGCCTCCTGCGAGAGCTCTAAAGAAAACATGGCTCcccccgacgccgccgaatACGAGAGCCAACGCCATGTGATCGAGGAGCTGAAGGCCGAGCTTGGCACACTTCGGTACACCATCAGCACTTTTgagcaggagaagcagaTGGCCGACGCCCGACACAATGCTGAACTCGAGgaccaacgccgccgtgcccaGGCCGACTTCACGGCGaagcaggccgccgagaccgaaAAGTCACAGGCCGCGCGCCAGCTGGAGACCGCGCAAAGGGAATTGAGCGAATTACGAGAGAACATCGCGCAAGAGAAGACAGGACTTGAGAAGCGTGCGCGcgacgccgaagaagaggccCGTTTGCTGCAGGAACAATTGGAAGACTTGTCGAGCGCCAAGGACGAGGCTGCGCGCatcaacgagaagaagacgatcGACCTCGAAATGCAGCTGCGCGCCGCCCAAAAGTCGACACAGGAGCTGGAGCAGGAGGCCCATGCCCGTGAGGCTGCTCTGCAGCAGGTCCAGTCCCAGCTAGCCGACAAGGACAGCCAGGTGGGCAACCTGGAGTCAGAAGTTCTGCGCCTCAAGGCCCAgacgggcgacgccgacacaATGGCGATCATTAAGCGGGAGTTGTCGGAGCAAGTGGCTCATATTCGCAACTTAGAGGCGACCAATCGCGAGCAGCTCTCCGAGCTGAAGCACCTGCGACAGATCCACCGGGCGGTTGAGGTTGTTGAAGAGGAGAAGCGATCCCTTCAGCGGAAGCTCGAAGCCGCCCAGTCGCTCGAGGCTGAACTGTCGGAGGCGCGCatccagcgccagcgcctcgaggacgagcgcATCGCCTGGACCGGCTACCTCGCCAGCACCGGTACCGACCTCGAGTTTGACTcgcccgaggccgtcgcccgcGCTCTGGTTGAGCAACGCTATGAGACAgccgcccagctcgacaGGGTCGGCTCGCTGCAAGCCGAGTTGGCCGCGCAGGAGTCCGCTGTCAAGTCCCTCCAGGAAGAGAATGCCACGCTCAAGTCACAACTCACCGAAGCGCGATCCGTCGCGACGACCCAGAATGTCGACAAGACGAGGCTGCGGACCGAGCGCCAGCGCGTGCTCGCGGTAAAAGAGGTCGAATATCTCCGTGCCCAGCTCAAGACGTtcgacgccgaagacgaagccTTCCagcccgaggccgtcgacgagacccGGACGCGACGCATCCAGGAGCTGGAAGACCTAGTCGATAAGTATAGGTCGGAAGTGCAAGCACTGCACGCCGAGATGTCCTCCATTGAGTCCGGCCGGCCCGCTGagcccgcccccgccgctgCAGGCACCAAGCGCCACCGCGACGAAAACGATGAGGCCCTGCAGGAGCAGCTGGGCCTGCTCTCGCGCAAGAGCCGCAAGCTCCAGGACCAGCTGGCGTCGGTGCAGACCCAGCACGCCCTCACGCAGAAGGAGCTTTCGGTCGCGCAGGAACAACTCAAGGCACTCAAAACGCAGTCCAAGACGCGCGTCCTCTCGCTGCGCTCCAACCCAACTTCTGATttcgaggccatcaagatGGCCACGCTCAAGGCCCTTGAGCGGGAGAACGCGGACCTGCTCGCGCAGATCCGGGGCGACCCGTCCTCAGCAGACCTCGTGCCGCGCAcgcagctcgacgccgcgaaCCGCCTCGTCGAAGAGGCCCGCGCTGAGACGGCATCGGCCCAGAAGTCGGCCAAGCGCCTCAAGGAGGTATGGTCCAAGAAGTCGCTCGAGTTCAAGGAGGCCATATTCAGCACCCTCGGCTGGACGGTTATGTTCATGCCCAACGGCAAGATGCGCGTCGAGTCGACCTTTTACCCGTCCCGCACGGACGAGTACGAGAACTCGATTGTTttcgacggcgagaagggcaCTATgaaggtcggcggcgggccccGCAGCGCCTTCGCTCGCCGCATCGGCGACCAGATCGGTTTCTGGGTCCGCGAGAAGGGCTGCATCCccggcttcctcgccgcgctGACGCTCGAGTTCTACGAGGAGCACTCGCGGAACCAGATGCAGACCGAGTGAGCAGCAGTCGAGCGAGCATCGACGACTGGCGGGCGCGATGCTTGTTTCGGGCGTGTGCATATGTGTACATACACGGACGATGAAGAAACGGAAGGGGGGTGCGTTCCCTGCACGTTATTCCATTTGTTGTGCGGAAAACGGGAACCAGTGACGGGAACATGGCCGTCAGTGGAGGTACGAGGACAATGGAGGCTGGATTGTACTAATGTCTTTTCTGTTTAAATCACGATGATACCTAGCCTCACAAGCCCGAAGAATCGGTATGGGGGGTGTTCAAATACTGGGCTGGATGGATGAATAGGTTTCTTTTGAAACCTCAAATGACACATGGGCTACTTTTTCCAACTTGTCACGCCTGTCAGTTTCGCTTTGCCTTCTCTTCACGATGCATCGTCGAATCGTGTCGTCATGTCTAAAACTCGTTCCTCTTTTTGATGTGCAGAGTATCTGGGAATCTTGCCTTTTACTCGTCATACTTGTACAAAAAGCTACCCATAATCCGCCCGAGGGGGAAAAGACTCGCCTCCATCGTCAAAAGACGTGACCTACGACGAGATCATCGTCTTCGGAAAATCCAACATGTGAAAAGAAATAAAACAACAACCTCCCACATTTCGCCAGACATGTTCTGTCCGGCGCGTAGTGTCTTGACTTCTCCTGCCATGCGCTCGCTATGTAAATTGGTCTGCTTCTCCACCAATGACAAAATCTACCACTTGAAAAGGGTATGTACACACACCTAGGCATCACCGTGCTCCCTATCAAATATTCGGTGCACCTGAGCGTCGATTACTTGGCTTCGTACTTGCCACTGGTAACTTTCTTCACCACCTTCACGTCCGTCCACTCCTGGTCAGCCggtggtgccggcgaagtaGGGTTGTCGTCCGCAAAGGGgtcggcatcctcctccttgcccttgcccttggtcTCCTCCAGCCTCGAGATGGAAATGCCGCTACCGAGGTTCTCGGGCGTCATCTCCCATCGAGCCTCGATGTGTCCCGGCTTGGGCTCGGCGTTCTCAGCGCCGATGATGCGACAGACGATCTTCTGCGTCTCGGCAGTGAGGGTCAAGTCGCCGAGGCGCCAGTACACCAAGTGCTTGTCCTTGAGGTGCGTTCCTGTTGGCTTCGTCTGCGCACCCGAAGCCTTCGCGCCCTCGTATGTGGCGACGAAGACAACGTTGTGCAGCGTCACGGGTGCCGTCAGGTTGCTTGAGGGGTTGAGGGAGTACTGCAGCAAGAGCCCGAGCTTGTCGCCCTGAGGCTTCCAAGCCGGGCGGAGCAGGAGCGGAACTTGTGCCGCCAGGCCAGCGCCTTGAGCGTCGCCAGTGTGCACTCTGTAAGTGAAGGCTGTCGCCGTCTTGTTCAGATGCGATAGGTCCAGGTTGAACTCGTCGGATTTGCCCGAGTTCTGGACGAAGATGCGGTTCGGTCCAATGACTTCTAGATTGGAGAAATTGTTGATTCTGATGGTCTCACGGTCTAGTTCCCGTTAGCATTTCTTCCCTATGGCGGGTAACGAAGGCACTCACCAGGTCTGGAATCGCCTGCTGCTTGGTAGGCAAAGGCAATCTCACCATGGACCTTGGCACTTGTGACTGTTCCGTCCTCAAAGGTCGCCGACACTGTCTCGATGACGGATGCATTGAGACCAGGCTCGTGCATCTCAGGATGCTTCAAGTGGGCCAGGCTCACGAGTGAGTTGGCGGAGCGGATGGACTGCGTATCTGATGTCGCGGCAATGCTTGCTTCGGAAGTAAGGGCAGCCACCGTGGTGGGCTTGGACGACTGGCTAGGAAGTGATGGCGAAGTTGGGAACGGGTTCTCCGTGGTGAGCTCAGGCTCGGGCATGTTGGGGGGCGGCACGTAGATGGTGTTCCTGACGTCCCTCCGCCCTCGCACGGTTCCCAGCTTGCGTGACGGGGCGGCCATCTGCGTCAGGGTGTTGGCGACATTCGACATGGCAGCCTGCTtcgcgtcggcgtcttcctcggcgatAGGCGAGCTGGCGATGTTGAGCTTGAACATTTGTtcgttctcctcggcggcctcgcgctgGGCCTGAGAGATGGGGTCGTTGTCAGGAGGCCGGATCGTGAagccctcggcgtccttaCTCTCGGCGTCTTTACCCTGCGACGGGGGCgggccggggggaggggcaacATCCAAcgcgtcggcgccgtgggTCCCATTGACAGGGCCAGCGGATGCGCCCAGGCGATTCGCATCTGAGAGGCTTTCCCCAAACCCGTTCGTACCTTCGTGAAGAGGCCTGTCGGTGCCAGAGGACTGGGGCGGTCTAGGAGAGTCGGGCGTCTCTGCGAGAGCAGACAATCGGTTGTGGGCCTCGGCCAGGTTATTGGACGAAGCCCTCGGAGACAGGCCGGGGCGAACATGAGTGCTGCTATGACTGCTGCTAAGACCGCGGCCGAAGGATGGAGCGCCACCCTTTCCAGGGGAAATCTGGCCGAACCCGCCGTGAACGctctgccggcggcggccaagcaTGGTACCGATCCGGCTCCGCAACTTTGATTCTGCATCGTCCGTTAGTCAACATAACAAGGGTTGTTGATTGTCTACGTCATCATACCGCTCTTTCCATCGGCAAGACCAGAGTGGTCGCtagcgtcgtcgtcgcgttGACCCAGGCTGCTaggtggaggcggaggcggagccAGCGTCTGACTTGTCGGTACATTGGAGGATTGCCTGGATGCCGTGGCCCTCTTCTCCAGGCGTGGCTTTCCCGAAAGCACCCTCTCCTTGAAGCTCGCGATCTCCTGCTCGGTGCTGATCTCCAACATGGAGGCCAAGGTGTCGGCAGCGCGGGACTGGTTTCGTTGTGCCTGGTCGCTCTCGTGGGTTTCGTACTGCGTAAGCAGATCGCGCAGCTGGTTGACGCGCTGCTCGTCGATGGCCTGCAGGGTCTCGAAGATGAAGGGAGCCTGGGAATCCCACTGCTGTGTGGCGGACTCGAGTCTTGCCGTGGCATCCGCCATCTTCTGGGTGTTCGTCTTGGGGCCTTTGCGGGTCAGAGCATCGGCCTTCTTCTGAGCATCCTCAAGGTCTCGGGCCATGGCGGTCAGGTTGGCCGAGATGGTCTGCATGTTCTGCATCTCCTTACGAGCCTGGAAGTTGCGAAGAGGGGTCTCGACATCTTTCTCAAGTTGGCTCGAGAAAACGTGGTGGGAGTGGGCAGTCGCATCGACAGATTGGAGTATCTTGTCCCAGGGGCCTGTGAAGACGCTGCGTAGTCGGTCAGTACATTGTTTGTCGGGTGTCTTGTTGGAGTGCCCATCAGGTCAAGCTAGGGGCGTCGTGGGCTACCTACCCAAGCTCAGATTGGCTGTTGGGGACTTTGAAGGTGAGAAGCCTCTTCAGGCTCTGGACATATTGGTCCTCGACACGGCGGCGTTCCTGGATGGGATTGTTCAGCTTGGGACTGCTCTCGTGTCGGGTGTGTAGTCTTGTTGTGGTTTCGGGCGTCGATTTACCTGCAGCCAGTCTGCGATCTCGGTGTTGATCTTGTTCATTCTCTTCACACGGTCGTTTAGGACGTTCACGGCCTGCATGGGCTGAAGGTGTGCCTAGACAAAGGGGAGAAAGGAAAATCAGCATTCAAGTCGCAAATAATGCGCCGCCACAGCCATGAAAGAGGGAGAGTCAAAAGGGTCGTCCAGGGCTGGGAGACAGCCTCGGCAGAAGGGTGGTCGGTGACTgtgccctcttcctcttccccatggggctgggaggaggagtcgAGGAAACAGTGACGAttgacgacggggccggggaCAACGAGCAAAGTAAAGGAACGGGAAGATTACCAGCATGGCAGGGTATTCGGCCCTTGCAAGATCGTCCATTGTGTCTAATTAGCGGGCGCGCAAAATCATATACGATGAATTCAAGCGGCGAGAGAAACGGCGCGCATAGCGATGCTGTCTATAATGCTGGGAAAGGTGTCGTCGCCAAGGTGAGGAGCGTTCGCATCGTGGGAAAGTCGTGAGTGGTGGTGAGAAGGCGAAGGATCGAAGGTGGGTTGGGTTGGCGGGTTGGCGGGAGGGAACAGGAATAGGGAATCGAGCTGAGTGTGGACAGGTACGTAAATTGACTGCCAActggtcgaggccggcaaggaaGGTGCCTACTCAGCCAGTATGGGGACTCAGTAATAGTGCGCTTTCACTACAAGGTCGGGCAGTGAGTGACCAGCCAAGGCCTGGACGATGCACACTGCACGCTGCCTGCACATTGGACGCTGCACGGTGACTTTCCAGGGTTGGTTCTTGGGCCGATGATGAAGTGTGGAGTAGGGAAAGTAAGTAGACCGGGCCGGGGAGGATGGTTGGTCTGTCTCCGCTGGGCTGCCTAGGCTGAGCTGGGCTGGGCCGGGCTGAATAACTCCACGTACAGGTCGACTTGGACTTGACCATCCTCACTTCCGCCATCAATGATGCATCTCAATGAACTCACTGTGTCAATGACCACGCAGCATATCCAATCTTCAGGACCCACGAAATCTACATACAGAGTACTACCGCACATAAAAACCGTCGTTGGCCAAGTGCCCAATGCGGCTGCTGGACGCGACGACTGTCGAGTCTGCATGCAGCACACACTATCTCACCTTGCCTAGGTAACAACTGTTATGCCCCCCATCCATGCATGTCTCACGTACCTTTTTCCCGGTGTCATGTCAATTGGTCCGAGTGCAGTCACGGCGGCCCATGCCAAAAGGTTCGGCGGATGTCTGTTGCTGCTTGATTGAATTGAACCCGTTGGCTTCGGATGGAAAACCACTCAGTCTTAGAAACAGGCTAGACTGGGGAGGAGACTGCATCCGCGGTCGAGTGGACGAATACGTCACACAGCACACATCTACCCGGCCCTACCGACCAGGTTAGCACTTCTCATCACAGGAGAATCCGGACTGGTGCCAATAACACGCTTCTCGCGCGTGCTACAGAGACTACGCGGAGCGCAACGCTCGCTTCCATGGCGCTGAGAAGTAGACGACGCCCTCCTTTTCCACTCCATGGTGCCGTGCCTGGTTATTTCGCCTAGTCACTTCACTTATTTACTCGCCAGCATCCCTCGCAAGGTTCAGAGGAACGGTGCCTGTATGAGATGACAGGAAGTGCCCTGACCAGTCGCGCCCCGCGCGTGAAATGTCTGGCCTAAATTCAATTTACAGGCACACATGGCAGTCGGCTCAGCGGGAAGGGATCCCATCCTTGTGCTCTGCCACAGCCGCATGAACTTTTCTTCGACCCTTATTTCCATCGCAGGGATGCAGAAGCCAGGACATCGCCGATGAGGACCGCCGACAGAAAGACCCGACTGTGGCTTGTCCAGTGCGCGAGGTGAGACCCGGGAATGGTGCGCATTAGCGCGACTTGACCGTCCAGGTTGCAAGCCTTTCAATTTCTCACAACTAAGATTAGATGGAAGAAAAGACTCGAAGACTACACACAGCTCGACGCCATGGAACGCCCTCGTCAGGTACCCGGACCTGCAACGCCCAATCTGTATTAGGTAAGCATCTGGGAGAATAGAGTCGGTCATCTCCGCACTGTGACGACTCGCCCATCTTCGGCGGGGTTCCTCGGCAGCGTGTCCGGCCCGGACAGTCGCGAGCCGGTCTTTCTCACACCGTACACGGTAGACAACCagctttctttcctttttccgTAACTGCGTCAGGGGCCACAAGTCACCAAAACCCCAGGTGCTGATTAGACCACACCTActtgtcttcttcgtcttgctGGGTGCTCACTAGGAACAGTCAACTGTGCGGCCGCCAGAGCACATCCACAAACTCCCGCCATCCCTGTTcatccgccgcctcgcccctCGTCCCGTTGTACGCCATGGCCGACCTTGATTGGAAGACGCAGTTGTCGGCGTCTGACCGCTATGAGAACATTCAGAGGATGTGAGTTGCAGACGTGCTCATTGCATTTCGATCGTCCCCCAACTAAGATCTTATAATTCTTAGAAAGGCTGTTCTAGAAGCTGCAAGCTCAGAAGCCAAGGCCACCTCACAGTCCGATGCCTTTTCCATCGAGAACCAGGCATACAAGGATTCGACGTCCAGAGTGAGTGCCGCTTTCACCCGTCAACCGATTCCCTCCAATACCTCAAGACTTACATGAACTCTAGGAGCAATATGATGAAATCTGCCAGCTAGTTGGGTCTGCAAATCTATCATCTGCGGAACCGCCAGCCCTCGGTGAAGATGATTCCGGCGACGTTGGGGTTACTGTTGGCTCTTACAAGAACTGCCTACCGTTTGCAAGCGGTCTCACGTCCGAGGTCTACAGATGCAAAGACCGCGCCCTCAAAGTCATCGTGGAAACCCACAACATTGAACCTCACAACCCTCACCGCGAGGCCAAGATCCTGGCCACCTTGAAGCGCCCCTGCGTTCCTCTCTTAGAAACGTTCAGGGACCAGGAACAGAGATTCGTTCTGGTGTTCCCATACAAGCCACTGACCCTCGCCGATGTTATCGACAAGGGAgatctccctctcccccgaGTAGCGCGTATATTCAAAGACGTCTTCGCGGCTCTCAGGGATATTCACGGCGAAGGTATCATCCACAGAGACGTCAAACCAGAagccatcctcctcgacggcccaGACGGGCCAGCCTACCTGTCCGATTTCGGAACTGCCTGGCACCCGACCATGTCGATTGTCTCCGAGCCGGCCAACGGCAAGATTCTCGACATTGGAACCGGCCCCTATCGCGCCCCTGAGACCCTCTTCGGCGATAAAGCCTACGGTCCTTCCGTCGATATGTGGGCCGCCGGTACCATGCTGGCCGAGTGCTGCCGCAGCCCCCCGAAGTCGTTGTTCGAATCGCGACCAACGCATGAGGACGGCAATCAGCTGGGCCTCATCTTGAGCATCTTCAAGACTCTGGGCACGCCGACCCGGGAGACGTGGCCCGAAGCCGCGAGCTTCAAAACGCCACCCTTTGAAATGTACCGCATGTTCGACGGCCATCCCTGGGAAGAGATTCTACCAGAAGTCGATGCTGAAGTTCGAGATTTGATATCCAGCTTGGTGCGCTTCGACTCGAAGAGGGCGACTGCCGAACAGGTAACTTTGCAAACGACCAATGAATCGATGGTATAAGGCTGTTCTAACTTCGCAACAGGCCCTGCAGCACAGTTTCTTGCAGGAGAGTGACGTGGCACAATCCTAGCCCCCATCAAAGACAATGCGGCAAAGGGCAAACAACTCTGGAAGCGTTTTGCTTGGGACAGTCGAGGAACAACAACTACATTGTCATGCAAGTGGTCGTAGCACCACCGCCTCTTTGTAGCCCCCTTGGCCATCTTTGAATTGGAATCCCGAAACCGCCGAGGGCTCCGGCGCTGATGTACCGTGAAATGTGTCGATGTTCGACGACAAAGGCTCGAGACGCCCTCGCATGTGTTATTAATGGGTGGCGTGGACGCACTCTCCTCCATCGTGTCTAAACACTttcgacatcatcaactCGCACAGTCGCCTTCATACAATCTTGCACTCAATCCCCAACCCAACCTCCCCGATTCCAGCGCTGAACTCCTTTCGCGAAGCCTCGACAATATGGCCAAAGACAGAACCACTAAACGCACAGGTCCTCAAGTCGGGCGCCAGCCCAGTATCGACATCAATATCCTTGACGGCGAGTATTCGGCGGAGAAAGAACGGTCGACGGAGAACAGGCATGGCGTCCCGCGAGAGGTCCCAGGCAAAacgcccggcggcggtgaccGCCACCACTGCAAACGATTTGCACACAAGAGTGAT
Encoded proteins:
- a CDS encoding SAFF domain-containing protein is translated as MDDLARAEYPAMLAHLQPMQAVNVLNDRVKRMNKINTEIADWLQERRRVEDQYVQSLKRLLTFKVPNSQSELGVFTGPWDKILQSVDATAHSHHVFSSQLEKDVETPLRNFQARKEMQNMQTISANLTAMARDLEDAQKKADALTRKGPKTNTQKMADATARLESATQQWDSQAPFIFETLQAIDEQRVNQLRDLLTQYETHESDQAQRNQSRAADTLASMLEISTEQEIASFKERVLSGKPRLEKRATASRQSSNVPTSQTLAPPPPPPSSLGQRDDDASDHSGLADGKSESKLRSRIGTMLGRRRQSVHGGFGQISPGKGGAPSFGRGLSSSHSSTHVRPGLSPRASSNNLAEAHNRLSALAETPDSPRPPQSSGTDRPLHEGTNGFGESLSDANRLGASAGPVNGTHGADALDVAPPPGPPPSQGKDAESKDAEGFTIRPPDNDPISQAQREAAEENEQMFKLNIASSPIAEEDADAKQAAMSNVANTLTQMAAPSRKLGTVRGRRDVRNTIYVPPPNMPEPELTTENPFPTSPSLPSQSSKPTTVAALTSEASIAATSDTQSIRSANSLVSLAHLKHPEMHEPGLNASVIETVSATFEDGTVTSAKVHGEIAFAYQAAGDSRPDRETIRINNFSNLEVIGPNRIFVQNSGKSDEFNLDLSHLNKTATAFTYRVHTGDAQGAGLAAQVPLLLRPAWKPQGDKLGLLLQYSLNPSSNLTAPVTLHNVVFVATYEGAKASGAQTKPTGTHLKDKHLVYWRLGDLTLTAETQKIVCRIIGAENAEPKPGHIEARWEMTPENLGSGISISRLEETKGKGKEEDADPFADDNPTSPAPPADQEWTDVKVVKKVTSGKYEAK
- a CDS encoding Spindle assembly checkpoint component MAD1 — its product is MDGTSDDDEWERIAEIGYLLMATQQHPTVSAPTNGPVDGPGTNRDGGQMAAEPQAQLPQYSGAGSPGRYHVTLSPAAPASGNHPNNIGPSPGGRVQEHHRHSTGVMRSHTPSGDPTGRRSSVSNRLRASIGGSALPRPNTSLRESRTFRATQPTYNLFTGGDAHSRPGSRASLAAESVRAASCESSKENMAPPDAAEYESQRHVIEELKAELGTLRYTISTFEQEKQMADARHNAELEDQRRRAQADFTAKQAAETEKSQAARQLETAQRELSELRENIAQEKTGLEKRARDAEEEARLLQEQLEDLSSAKDEAARINEKKTIDLEMQLRAAQKSTQELEQEAHAREAALQQVQSQLADKDSQVGNLESEVLRLKAQTGDADTMAIIKRELSEQVAHIRNLEATNREQLSELKHLRQIHRAVEVVEEEKRSLQRKLEAAQSLEAELSEARIQRQRLEDERIAWTGYLASTGTDLEFDSPEAVARALVEQRYETAAQLDRVGSLQAELAAQESAVKSLQEENATLKSQLTEARSVATTQNVDKTRLRTERQRVLAVKEVEYLRAQLKTFDAEDEAFQPEAVDETRTRRIQELEDLVDKYRSEVQALHAEMSSIESGRPAEPAPAAAGTKRHRDENDEALQEQLGLLSRKSRKLQDQLASVQTQHALTQKELSVAQEQLKALKTQSKTRVLSLRSNPTSDFEAIKMATLKALERENADLLAQIRGDPSSADLVPRTQLDAANRLVEEARAETASAQKSAKRLKEVWSKKSLEFKEAIFSTLGWTVMFMPNGKMRVESTFYPSRTDEYENSIVFDGEKGTMKVGGGPRSAFARRIGDQIGFWVREKGCIPGFLAALTLEFYEEHSRNQMQTE
- a CDS encoding Cell division protein kinase yields the protein MADLDWKTQLSASDRYENIQRIKAVLEAASSEAKATSQSDAFSIENQAYKDSTSREQYDEICQLVGSANLSSAEPPALGEDDSGDVGVTVGSYKNCLPFASGLTSEVYRCKDRALKVIVETHNIEPHNPHREAKILATLKRPCVPLLETFRDQEQRFVLVFPYKPLTLADVIDKGDLPLPRVARIFKDVFAALRDIHGEGIIHRDVKPEAILLDGPDGPAYLSDFGTAWHPTMSIVSEPANGKILDIGTGPYRAPETLFGDKAYGPSVDMWAAGTMLAECCRSPPKSLFESRPTHEDGNQLGLILSIFKTLGTPTRETWPEAASFKTPPFEMYRMFDGHPWEEILPEVDAEVRDLISSLVRFDSKRATAEQVTLQTTNESMV